A genomic segment from Pseudanabaena sp. BC1403 encodes:
- a CDS encoding ShlB/FhaC/HecB family hemolysin secretion/activation protein codes for MKQNFNCLIKTSIKIIMVSLPSLLLSCIGLPSYAQQAPSSSPLTRPPESLSPRLPVKPQVPILNLSQSNPSTSSPDQPLRVPQNGTLIPVKRIDILGSSILTSGEIETLVLPLQNKSVTLSQLQQIADKITQIYQDRNYITSRAILAPQDIKDGVVTIQVREGSLERVDVKRSGDVVGRLNDSYIRDRILQAGSTPLNFTSLEDALQLLRSDPLIGDIRANLTTGSQQNQSILQITLSEAKSLSIRPFFDNYGNTSTGIYRVGVNLQELNTTGIGDSLFAGYTRSGSSDVYQLNYQYPINPQAGTISFNFSAGQNPITEKPFDSLNILTDSQTYELAYRQPLLRSPREEFTLGASIAFENSGSYFGNRSFNFQNFKFDDGRSQSRVLRFSQDYLNRDPDGAWVLRSTLNLGLNILGATIRNDGSPDGRFFYWIGQVLRVQRLGNDKDTLAFFRLNMQFSRDQLLSLNRFSIGGPQSIRGYRQNQLAGDSGIQASVEFQFPVARDEEGSAIVKLLPFVEAGTIWNSSGINSTTQSLFGLGLGATYQPLRNLTLRLDYGIPLVNVSNSGNNLQDSGLYFSVNANF; via the coding sequence GTGAAGCAAAATTTTAACTGTCTGATCAAGACAAGTATCAAAATCATCATGGTCTCGCTACCTAGCTTACTGCTTAGTTGCATCGGATTGCCTAGCTATGCCCAACAAGCCCCCTCATCTTCCCCGTTAACCCGACCACCAGAATCCCTATCCCCAAGGTTGCCAGTTAAACCTCAAGTTCCGATTCTCAATCTTTCCCAATCAAACCCTTCTACCAGCTCACCAGATCAACCATTACGAGTACCTCAAAATGGAACCTTAATTCCAGTCAAGCGAATTGATATTTTAGGAAGTTCAATTCTCACATCAGGGGAAATAGAAACACTGGTATTGCCCCTCCAAAATAAATCGGTTACGCTCAGCCAGTTGCAACAAATTGCCGATAAAATCACTCAAATCTATCAAGATCGCAATTATATTACTTCTCGTGCGATCCTTGCACCGCAAGATATTAAAGATGGTGTGGTCACAATTCAAGTCAGAGAAGGATCTTTAGAGCGAGTTGATGTCAAGCGATCGGGAGATGTCGTCGGCAGATTAAATGATAGCTATATCCGCGATCGCATTTTGCAAGCAGGATCAACACCTCTTAACTTTACGAGCTTAGAAGATGCTCTTCAGTTATTGCGCTCTGATCCTTTAATTGGGGATATTAGAGCTAATTTAACGACAGGTAGCCAACAAAATCAGAGCATTTTGCAAATCACGCTTAGCGAAGCAAAGTCTCTGAGCATCCGTCCATTTTTTGATAACTATGGCAACACTTCTACTGGGATCTATCGGGTTGGGGTAAATCTACAAGAACTTAACACCACAGGTATTGGGGACTCACTTTTTGCAGGATATACTCGTTCTGGCAGCTCCGATGTTTATCAACTCAATTATCAATACCCGATTAATCCCCAAGCTGGAACCATAAGCTTTAACTTTTCCGCAGGTCAAAACCCGATTACTGAGAAGCCCTTCGATAGCTTAAATATTCTCACAGATTCGCAAACCTATGAATTAGCATACCGTCAACCTTTATTGCGATCGCCACGTGAAGAGTTTACCCTTGGAGCCAGTATCGCTTTTGAGAATAGTGGCTCTTATTTTGGTAATCGATCGTTTAATTTTCAAAATTTTAAGTTTGATGATGGGCGATCGCAGTCAAGAGTTTTACGATTTAGTCAAGATTATTTAAACCGCGATCCAGATGGTGCTTGGGTATTGCGCTCTACTCTAAATCTGGGTCTAAATATTCTTGGAGCAACGATTCGCAATGATGGTTCGCCTGATGGTAGATTTTTCTATTGGATTGGACAGGTGCTGAGAGTTCAACGTCTTGGTAATGATAAAGATACCTTGGCGTTCTTTCGACTCAATATGCAGTTTTCAAGAGATCAGTTACTGTCTCTTAATCGGTTTAGTATTGGCGGTCCTCAATCTATTCGTGGCTATCGCCAAAATCAACTGGCGGGTGATAGCGGGATTCAGGCTTCGGTAGAGTTTCAATTCCCTGTGGCGCGAGATGAAGAAGGATCAGCCATTGTCAAACTATTACCTTTTGTGGAAGCTGGCACAATTTGGAATTCTTCAGGTATAAATTCGACAACTCAGTCATTGTTTGGTCTGGGCTTAGGCGCGACCTATCAACCACTACGCAATCTAACCCTGCGTCTTGACTATGGTATTCCTCTAGTAAATGTCTCTAACTCTGGCAATAATTTACAGGATTCAGGACTTTATTTCTCAGTAAATGCAAATTTTTAA
- the petD gene encoding cytochrome b6-f complex subunit IV — protein MAKTEKLPDLNDPILRAKLEKNMGHNYYGEPAWPNDLLYMFPVVITGTIALITGLAVLDPTMVGEPANPFATPLEILPEWFLYPAFQILRIVPNKLLGVLLQSLIPVGLILIPFIENVNKFQNPFRRPVAMAVFLFGTAVTLWLGIGSTMPIDKSLTLGLF, from the coding sequence ATGGCAAAGACTGAGAAGCTCCCCGATTTAAATGATCCAATTTTGCGTGCAAAGTTGGAAAAGAACATGGGTCACAACTACTATGGCGAACCAGCTTGGCCAAACGACCTGTTGTACATGTTCCCAGTTGTAATTACTGGCACGATCGCATTGATCACTGGTTTGGCTGTGCTTGACCCCACTATGGTCGGCGAACCTGCAAACCCTTTTGCAACTCCTTTGGAAATTTTGCCTGAGTGGTTCTTATATCCTGCATTCCAAATTTTGCGGATTGTTCCTAATAAGTTATTAGGAGTACTGCTCCAAAGTTTGATTCCTGTTGGCTTGATTCTCATTCCTTTCATTGAGAATGTAAACAAGTTCCAAAATCCTTTCCGTCGTCCTGTAGCGATGGCTGTTTTCTTGTTTGGGACAGCTGTTACTCTTTGGCTAGGAATTGGTTCAACAATGCCAATTGACAAGTCTTTGACTTTAGGCTTGTTCTAA
- the petB gene encoding cytochrome b6, protein MSKVYDWFNDRLEVGALAEDVTSKYVPPHVNIFYCLGGITLTCFLIQFATGFAMTFYYKPSVTEAFDSVRYIMTDVNFGWLIRSVHRWSASMMVLMMILHVFRVYLTGGFKKPRELTWITGVILAVITVTFGVTGYSLPWDQVGYWAVKIVSGVPDAIPVVGGTLVELLRGGQSVGQPTLTRFYSLHTFVLPWLIAVFMLAHFLMIRKQGISGPL, encoded by the coding sequence ATGAGTAAAGTTTACGATTGGTTTAACGATCGCCTTGAAGTCGGGGCGCTCGCTGAGGACGTTACTAGTAAGTACGTTCCCCCTCACGTCAATATTTTTTACTGTCTCGGTGGCATCACCCTCACCTGCTTCCTGATTCAGTTCGCGACAGGTTTCGCGATGACCTTTTATTACAAGCCATCTGTAACCGAAGCATTTGACTCAGTACGCTACATCATGACAGATGTTAACTTTGGTTGGCTGATCCGCTCAGTCCACCGTTGGTCAGCAAGCATGATGGTTTTGATGATGATCTTGCACGTTTTCCGCGTGTATCTAACTGGCGGTTTCAAAAAACCCCGCGAATTGACATGGATTACTGGTGTAATCCTTGCTGTAATTACTGTTACCTTTGGTGTAACAGGCTACTCCTTACCTTGGGATCAAGTAGGATACTGGGCAGTAAAGATCGTATCTGGCGTACCTGATGCAATTCCTGTTGTTGGCGGAACGTTAGTTGAACTATTGCGCGGTGGTCAAAGCGTTGGTCAACCGACTCTTACCCGCTTCTACAGCTTGCATACCTTTGTATTGCCTTGGTTGATTGCGGTATTCATGTTGGCTCACTTCTTGATGATCCGTAAGCAAGGTATTTCTGGTCCTTTGTAA
- a CDS encoding GNAT family N-acetyltransferase: MNIDDIAPIFHLGEQLFTSDLYPYLYRTWDEWEVIGMYNTDSEYCLVAEVDDQLAGFILGTIIIKASWKYGYITWLGISPSFQRRGIADRLVDKIVERMIEDNVRFMLVDTDPANTPAINFFTRKGFGNAREHVFLSLNLAKHEYYGRLINYERDKADRNRPRLRRRT; encoded by the coding sequence ATGAATATCGATGATATTGCCCCGATTTTTCACTTGGGTGAGCAATTATTTACCAGCGATCTCTATCCATATCTCTACCGCACATGGGACGAGTGGGAGGTGATCGGTATGTATAATACCGATTCTGAATATTGCTTAGTAGCCGAAGTCGATGATCAACTAGCAGGATTTATTCTCGGCACAATCATTATTAAAGCTTCATGGAAATATGGATATATTACTTGGCTAGGTATTAGCCCAAGTTTTCAGCGTCGGGGTATTGCCGATCGCCTAGTCGATAAAATCGTTGAGCGGATGATTGAGGACAATGTAAGGTTTATGCTCGTTGATACCGATCCCGCAAATACGCCAGCAATTAATTTCTTTACCCGCAAAGGTTTTGGAAATGCCAGAGAACATGTTTTCTTATCCCTAAATCTGGCTAAACATGAATATTACGGTAGACTAATCAATTACGAACGAGATAAAGCCGATCGCAATCGTCCTCGCTTACGGCGGCGCACTTAG
- the ilvC gene encoding ketol-acid reductoisomerase, with product MARMYYDTDANLEFLAGKTVAIIGYGSQGHAHALNLKESGVDVIVGLYQGSPSWQKAESEGLTVKTVADASAAADLIMILLPDETQKAIYANEIAPNLKAGNTLAFAHGFNIHFGQVVPPVDVDVIMVAPKGPGHLVRRTYTQGQGVPALFAVYQDATGQARDRAMAYAKGIGGTRGGVLETTFREETETDLFGEQAVLCGGLCALIKAGFETLVEAGYQPELAYFECLHEVKLIVDLVVEGGMSNMRYSISNTAEYGDYTRGPRVVNEQTKVEMKKILSEIQSGQFAREFVLENQAGKPGFTAMRRQEAEHQIESVGKDLRAMFSWLKKI from the coding sequence ATGGCTCGGATGTACTACGACACGGACGCAAATCTTGAATTTCTAGCAGGTAAGACAGTTGCAATTATCGGCTATGGTTCTCAGGGTCACGCCCATGCCCTTAACCTAAAAGAAAGCGGCGTGGATGTCATCGTGGGGTTATATCAAGGCAGTCCTTCATGGCAAAAAGCAGAATCTGAAGGTCTAACAGTTAAGACTGTTGCAGACGCATCGGCTGCTGCTGACCTAATTATGATTTTATTGCCTGACGAAACTCAAAAAGCAATCTATGCTAACGAAATTGCTCCAAACCTCAAAGCTGGTAATACCCTAGCCTTTGCCCATGGTTTTAACATTCACTTCGGGCAAGTTGTGCCTCCTGTGGATGTCGATGTGATCATGGTTGCTCCTAAAGGCCCTGGACACTTGGTGCGTCGCACATATACCCAAGGTCAAGGAGTTCCTGCTTTGTTTGCTGTGTATCAGGATGCCACAGGACAAGCACGCGATCGCGCGATGGCATATGCCAAGGGTATCGGCGGTACACGCGGCGGTGTTCTCGAAACGACTTTCCGTGAAGAGACTGAAACCGATCTATTCGGCGAACAAGCTGTACTTTGCGGTGGCTTGTGCGCGCTGATCAAGGCTGGTTTTGAAACCCTTGTAGAAGCTGGCTATCAGCCCGAACTCGCCTACTTCGAGTGCCTACATGAAGTGAAGCTGATTGTGGACTTGGTGGTTGAAGGCGGTATGTCGAATATGCGTTACAGCATCTCTAATACGGCTGAATATGGTGATTACACTCGTGGTCCTCGCGTGGTTAATGAGCAGACTAAGGTCGAAATGAAGAAAATTCTTTCGGAAATTCAATCTGGTCAATTTGCTCGTGAGTTTGTCCTCGAAAATCAAGCTGGCAAACCTGGTTTCACCGCGATGCGTCGCCAAGAAGCAGAGCACCAGATTGAGTCAGTTGGCAAAGATCTCCGAGCAATGTTTAGCTGGTTGAAGAAGATCTAA
- the mrdA gene encoding penicillin-binding protein 2, with protein sequence MTFTQRQISPFNPTENTRTMGKGMRAAILFLLSVLVLIGVLGGRLFYLQLIEGDRNQQLAENNRIRLIAKPPERGRLFDRKGNILASSRLAHVVYLWPIAQSKDKWQPIINRLAGLIGVSAQTITDKLEQEGYNSPNLVRISASISPKLVTVLSEHSLELPGVKVEAEAVRYYPNGDVAAHVLGYTGELTAEELPKLREKGYRPGDVIGKAGVEYAFENQLRGEWGGQQVEVDAFGKVLRILGQKPPKAGNAVKMTLDADLEKAVEKILGEQQGGIIAMNPNNGEILAMVSHPAFDPNLFSGKISDATWKRLQEKDHPFVNRVLQVYPPASTFKVVTMAAGLETNKFGINDVLATYPYLDIGGFQFWDHNKAGFGTIGFYEAMAYSSNTFFGQVGMRVGEKDLAAWSHKFGYGEYSGIEIKEEETKGTVPDEEWKKRVIGEPWYVGNTLNMSIGQGDVQANLVQVSMMTAAVANGGFKIRPHLLLDDNDAREWRQSLNIAPSNLAALQKALRSVFEFGTAASLNSSEIAMAGKSGTAQDPPRLNHAWFTVYAPYEKPEIVVTVFAENAGGGGGSAVAAPLAVQTIEAYTQIKKQPNSPNNTPAPAVTNN encoded by the coding sequence ATGACTTTTACGCAACGACAAATTTCTCCTTTTAATCCCACCGAAAATACGCGCACGATGGGAAAAGGGATGCGGGCGGCTATTTTATTTTTGTTAAGTGTATTAGTGCTAATCGGGGTTTTAGGCGGACGATTATTTTACTTGCAGCTGATTGAAGGCGATCGCAATCAACAACTTGCGGAAAATAATCGGATTAGATTAATTGCTAAACCGCCAGAGAGGGGAAGACTATTTGATCGCAAAGGTAATATTCTCGCTTCAAGCCGCTTAGCGCATGTAGTTTACCTATGGCCGATCGCTCAATCTAAAGACAAATGGCAACCAATTATTAATCGTTTAGCTGGGTTAATTGGCGTTTCAGCACAGACGATTACAGATAAGCTTGAACAGGAAGGCTATAACTCACCGAACCTAGTCCGAATTTCTGCGTCGATTAGTCCCAAGCTCGTAACTGTTCTCTCCGAGCATAGCCTTGAATTACCGGGGGTAAAGGTTGAGGCTGAAGCAGTGCGCTATTACCCCAATGGTGATGTTGCAGCTCATGTGCTGGGCTATACAGGAGAACTAACTGCCGAAGAGTTACCCAAATTACGCGAAAAAGGTTATCGACCTGGGGATGTGATTGGTAAAGCAGGAGTAGAATATGCCTTTGAAAATCAGCTGCGTGGCGAATGGGGCGGACAACAGGTAGAAGTCGATGCTTTTGGTAAGGTGCTGCGAATTTTAGGTCAGAAACCACCTAAAGCGGGTAACGCCGTCAAAATGACACTTGACGCAGATTTAGAAAAAGCAGTAGAAAAGATTTTAGGCGAGCAGCAAGGCGGGATTATCGCGATGAATCCTAATAATGGGGAAATACTCGCCATGGTTAGTCATCCCGCCTTTGATCCAAATCTATTTTCGGGCAAGATTTCTGACGCAACATGGAAACGACTGCAAGAAAAAGACCATCCCTTTGTCAATAGGGTTTTACAGGTATACCCCCCTGCTAGTACTTTTAAGGTTGTGACGATGGCCGCAGGTTTAGAAACCAACAAATTTGGCATAAATGATGTCCTTGCGACCTACCCATATCTTGATATCGGTGGTTTTCAGTTTTGGGATCACAACAAAGCAGGGTTTGGCACAATTGGTTTTTATGAGGCGATGGCATATAGCAGCAACACTTTCTTTGGACAGGTAGGTATGCGCGTGGGTGAGAAAGATCTTGCCGCATGGTCGCATAAATTTGGTTACGGTGAATATTCAGGCATTGAAATAAAAGAGGAAGAAACCAAAGGTACAGTTCCAGACGAAGAGTGGAAAAAGCGGGTAATTGGCGAACCTTGGTATGTCGGTAATACTCTGAATATGTCGATTGGACAGGGTGATGTGCAGGCTAATCTTGTGCAAGTTTCGATGATGACTGCTGCTGTTGCTAATGGTGGATTTAAAATTAGACCCCATTTGCTCTTGGACGATAATGATGCAAGGGAATGGCGACAATCTCTGAATATAGCGCCATCAAATTTGGCAGCATTGCAAAAGGCTTTAAGATCTGTATTTGAGTTCGGTACTGCCGCATCGCTAAATTCATCGGAAATAGCGATGGCAGGTAAGTCTGGCACTGCCCAAGATCCTCCTCGTCTTAATCATGCATGGTTTACAGTATATGCACCCTATGAAAAACCTGAAATTGTCGTAACTGTATTTGCAGAGAATGCAGGTGGGGGTGGTGGTAGTGCAGTTGCAGCCCCTCTGGCAGTGCAAACGATTGAGGCTTATACGCAAATCAAAAAACAGCCAAATTCCCCCAATAATACGCCAGCTCCTGCGGTAACAAACAACTAA
- a CDS encoding ATP-binding protein, whose protein sequence is MIVTPVRPVGRKWRNLSFTSTLYLAPVLDLLLDEVPSEWQPELRLGLQEALVNAVKHGNSLDPCKQITVKFSIVSQAYWWVITDQGNDLQSSGGSKDDPTPCHDLECGRGFYILRKIFEHVHWDICTHRLTLCKRIDRLSKPMIF, encoded by the coding sequence GTGATTGTGACACCTGTGCGTCCTGTAGGACGAAAGTGGAGAAATCTCAGTTTTACTTCAACTCTCTATCTTGCTCCAGTCTTAGACCTGTTGCTTGACGAAGTCCCGTCAGAATGGCAGCCAGAATTACGATTGGGTTTGCAAGAAGCATTAGTTAATGCAGTAAAGCATGGTAATTCGCTCGATCCATGCAAGCAAATCACTGTTAAATTTTCAATAGTTTCGCAAGCCTATTGGTGGGTGATCACTGATCAGGGTAACGATCTGCAATCCTCTGGCGGTTCAAAAGATGATCCCACACCATGTCATGATTTGGAATGTGGTAGAGGCTTTTATATATTACGCAAGATTTTTGAACATGTGCATTGGGATATTTGCACACATCGTTTGACTTTGTGTAAGCGTATTGATCGATTAAGTAAGCCAATGATTTTTTGA
- a CDS encoding bifunctional (p)ppGpp synthetase/guanosine-3',5'-bis(diphosphate) 3'-pyrophosphohydrolase: protein MTPMTLLAEAPVERLGHPIDDQIDCATVWECNAVVDAWIPDWLRISWEKSQRGESLDDEDVVGRALDFAYRLHDGQCRASGEPYILHPISVAAILKDLGGSNAMIAAGFLHDVVEDTEVSCDQIEEMFGKEVRQLVEGVTKLSKLSFESKTESQAENFRRMFLAMAQDIRVIIVKLADRLHNMRTLEHLRPEKQVLISRETREIFAPLANRLGLGQIKWELEDIAFKYIEPEQYQTMVSLVAETHEDRQEQLTEVTRVLADRIESMEIDDFEISGRPKHLYGIYRKMERQKKQYNEIYDIQAVRVIVNTKEECYRVLAVVHDHFCPIPGRFKDYIGLPKPNRYQSLHTAVIGPKGQPVEVQIRTWEMHHIADYGIAAHWKYKESNSTSKPLKGDDQKFTWLRQLVEWQRELKDPQEYLDSVKEDLFDSEVYVFSPKGDVYCLPRGSTPVDFAYRVHTEVGNHCSGALVNNVMVPLQRPLKHGDIVTILTQNNAHPSTDWINFVATNSAKSRIRQWFKRSRRDENLALGRSALERELGKNGLEALLKSDQMQKLAERCNYHNVEDLIAGIGYGETSVNSVVNKLRENQHNDRYLNPQKYEARHEPAHSNNSKSPILGLEGMVYSIAGCCAPLPGETITGVVALGSNRGITIHRHDCNNLANIPSDRLLHVGWNQNKESDHVQTYPIDIRVETIDRVGVLRDILTRLSDNKINVRKANVQTKKGKAAIIDLSIDISDRHQFDRVCNQINKMCDTLSVSRLVAE, encoded by the coding sequence ATGACTCCGATGACATTATTAGCCGAAGCTCCAGTAGAACGTCTAGGTCATCCGATTGATGATCAAATAGATTGCGCAACCGTGTGGGAATGTAATGCGGTAGTGGATGCATGGATTCCAGACTGGCTGAGAATTAGTTGGGAGAAATCGCAAAGGGGGGAAAGTTTAGATGATGAAGATGTTGTTGGTCGAGCATTAGATTTTGCCTATAGACTCCATGATGGTCAATGCCGTGCATCGGGAGAGCCTTACATATTACATCCGATCTCAGTTGCCGCAATTCTGAAGGATTTAGGTGGCAGCAATGCGATGATCGCCGCAGGATTTTTGCATGATGTGGTTGAAGATACTGAGGTGTCTTGTGATCAGATCGAAGAAATGTTTGGGAAAGAAGTACGACAACTGGTTGAAGGGGTCACCAAGTTATCGAAACTGAGTTTTGAGAGTAAAACTGAAAGCCAAGCCGAAAATTTTCGTCGCATGTTTCTGGCGATGGCTCAAGATATTCGTGTGATTATCGTAAAACTTGCCGATCGCTTGCACAATATGCGAACTCTTGAGCATTTGCGCCCTGAGAAACAAGTATTAATTTCTAGAGAAACGAGAGAGATTTTTGCACCTTTGGCTAACCGTCTGGGGTTAGGGCAAATTAAATGGGAATTGGAAGATATTGCTTTTAAATATATTGAGCCAGAGCAGTATCAAACGATGGTGTCTCTGGTTGCCGAGACCCATGAGGATCGACAAGAGCAGTTAACAGAAGTGACGAGGGTGTTAGCCGATCGCATAGAGTCAATGGAAATTGATGATTTTGAAATTAGCGGTAGACCTAAGCATCTGTACGGCATCTATCGCAAAATGGAACGCCAAAAGAAACAATACAATGAGATTTACGACATTCAAGCGGTTAGAGTAATCGTCAATACCAAAGAAGAATGCTATCGAGTTCTTGCCGTTGTCCATGATCATTTCTGTCCGATTCCTGGTCGTTTTAAAGATTACATTGGGTTACCTAAACCAAACCGTTATCAGTCGTTGCATACGGCGGTAATTGGACCAAAAGGTCAACCTGTTGAGGTTCAAATTCGCACATGGGAAATGCATCATATTGCTGATTATGGAATTGCCGCCCATTGGAAATACAAAGAGAGCAATTCGACTAGCAAACCGCTTAAGGGGGATGATCAAAAATTTACTTGGTTGCGTCAGTTGGTCGAATGGCAGCGTGAACTGAAAGATCCCCAAGAATATCTTGATAGTGTTAAGGAAGATTTATTTGATAGCGAAGTTTATGTCTTTAGTCCTAAGGGGGACGTGTATTGCTTGCCACGAGGCTCGACACCTGTAGACTTTGCCTATCGCGTGCATACGGAAGTTGGCAATCATTGCTCTGGCGCATTGGTAAATAATGTGATGGTTCCTTTGCAACGTCCGCTTAAACATGGCGATATTGTCACGATTCTTACTCAAAACAATGCTCATCCAAGTACCGATTGGATTAATTTTGTTGCTACTAATTCGGCAAAAAGCAGAATTCGGCAATGGTTTAAGCGATCGCGCCGTGATGAAAATCTTGCATTAGGTCGCAGTGCCTTAGAACGAGAATTGGGCAAAAATGGTTTAGAAGCTTTGCTCAAATCTGATCAGATGCAAAAGCTAGCTGAGCGCTGTAATTATCACAATGTTGAGGATCTAATTGCAGGTATTGGCTACGGTGAAACTTCAGTTAATTCTGTAGTTAACAAACTGCGTGAGAATCAACACAATGATCGATATTTAAATCCTCAAAAGTATGAGGCACGCCATGAACCTGCTCATAGTAATAACTCCAAGTCACCAATTTTGGGGCTGGAGGGGATGGTTTACTCGATCGCAGGTTGTTGCGCTCCGTTGCCTGGGGAAACAATTACAGGAGTGGTTGCGTTAGGTAGCAATCGTGGCATCACAATTCACCGTCATGATTGCAATAATTTGGCAAATATTCCTAGCGATCGCTTGTTACACGTAGGTTGGAATCAGAATAAAGAGTCTGATCATGTCCAAACCTATCCCATTGATATTCGGGTGGAAACAATTGATCGTGTAGGTGTACTGCGAGATATTTTGACGCGCTTATCGGATAACAAAATTAATGTCCGTAAGGCAAATGTGCAAACCAAAAAAGGTAAGGCAGCAATTATTGATTTGAGTATCGATATTAGCGATCGCCACCAATTTGATCGGGTTTGTAATCAAATCAATAAAATGTGTGACACCCTGTCAGTTTCGCGACTTGTTGCTGAATAA